The Tachysurus vachellii isolate PV-2020 chromosome 25, HZAU_Pvac_v1, whole genome shotgun sequence genomic sequence GCACAAGAACCTGGCGTTGGAGTCGGATTAGGAGTTTAATCTCCTCCATGCTGACCGCAGAGAATGCTCCGAAATGTCACTGTGTCGTTGTGTTATCCGACGGAGCGATGAGATTAATGACAAGAacgaaaacagaacaaaaccttGAGCCTTAAAGCTTTTCAGGTCAAACGCTGAACCTCTGGAATATTCTACAGTTCTACATTTGTTCAATCACAGGAAACTGAACACGAAAATAACATGAATTTAATTTTAGAAGAAAATTTGAACAATTCTTAATACAgtgataaaaatgataaaacacttcaggatgtgatgTCACAGGAAATGAATCAGCGATCAGGTGATTTAAATAGAGAATTCCGTGtactttctttttattcatttatagttacagttataagttatatatacatatgtctttctatttattctctctctcaaagaaaaataaaggaagtGTCCTGAAGTGTTGGTGCAAACCCCCAGGATGTAAGTTCCGCCTCTGAGAACTTATTGACACAGGAGACACATTcgacaaatattaaaacaatgtcTTCTTACAGAATACGAATTAAAAATTGATCTTTTTATTCCTAGTCTTTGATGATGTAGTATGTGACCTTGTGATCGTTTCACACTCGTGTGTGTCTCAGCGTCTTTacatgtttatgtgtttgtcgTAGAAACAGATCTGTCATGGCTGCCGCTTTTGAGTTTTACAGCCTGTGACAGTCGGAGGCCTCGCACGGAGAAAAAGATTCCCACGCTTGTGGTGTGGCAGAGATATGAAAGAGGATAAAGTCCAATCCCTCGCTCACACGTGTTTATCATCCTCACACTGTAGCACATCTTTATTATGAATTGGTGTTCTGTTGGCTTTTGATATTGCAAATTGGATATTTTATGGTTTGTAAAAAAGgcgcttattttatttatttttttcatctcaCATTCGTATTCATGACCTCTGAGGATCCATATAGACGCTTTAAAGACAGATTACGCTTTATTGGCttcatgaataataaaatcaaactgCTCCAGCTTGCCTATCGCTGGCGGCTCACGAGTATAAAGTCGTATCACTGAAATGCACATGATGCATGATACAGCGATAGTCCTGAGCACTTCTTCTCCATTTCCCCCTTACGCTCTTAAAATGTACGTTCTGTACAGAACCTAAAATCTTTCTATCACTTGCTTTAAATACGGAACCTCAAAATTgttcttttcattatttacatatagataaatttttaaaaatggataGCATTGATTTTACTGTACGCATTAGTCGAATTATTACAAAGTCAAGGGTTTTGCTCTTTAAGGTTCAGGTTTAAGGTTTAAGGTTTAAGGCTCTTTAACACTAGGGTTCTCTAGAGAACACAAAGAAACCTTGTGCTTCAATGTTGTGAAAAGATTCCTCTTTTAGCTCATCCTATTTCACTTCCCAGGTGAATTAGACTTTTTAGCGTGAGGCTAATTACTGCATTAAATAATGCATTTCATAGCCATGTATAATTAAACCTCATCACTGAgcttctctctcattctctgccAAAAGTATTACCATGAACAGAGCGAAtgtgggggagaaaaaaaaagtagaaatccAGGAAAGTAGTTGACTCCAAACAGTAATTGCTGACAGTATTTATTCCAGCAGAGCCCAGTGATGGCTGATTACTGCTGGCCCTGATTAACGACTCGAGCGCTCGCCTTCACGTCTGCGACACGCTCAGGATTAGGAAGGACAGACTAATATCAGTGTTGTCTAAATGCCTAATAACAGAGTGGACACATTAAAAAAGTGGAGCGCTGCTCTTGTTAAAATCGTTTTTTTGGCATCCAGCTCTGGTGTGATTAAAGAGAAACGTGTGATTAAAGCAATGAATaccaacttttttttatttaattttttattttttactattcaGCTAAATCTATTTTGTTGCCTGCTCACATGATTATattagtaacaaaataaaatagtaatcaTGCTTAATCAGGATTTAATAAATTCAAAATGAGTCATGAATTTAATACAACTCTGACTTTTAAAGTTTTTCGTTTTTAACAGTACGTGTAAACATATCTCTCGGTTTTCAGCTCGACATTTCCTGCCTCTCGTCACTCGTTaagctttattattaatgtcGCTGTAATTACTGTATAGGAACGATCTTTAACAGTAATAACTGAGTAATAAGCCTGGACTTTAAAGGGTTAAACAGTTACAGTAGCTGTCCGTGGTGCTGAAAAGAAATGATGACATTAAGGGCATGTTTGTCTTTAGATTAAATcatatacaatattttatttaaaaaaaaaagatttcgtattattttaatagcaatctttcattttaaaataagaatcataataataataaaaataatttgagatttaaaacagttttctttctttacttcctGATCAGACATCACTATATGTCCAGTTTTCTAATATGTGCCTtagaaatatctaaatatttaaatgtataaactcATAAATTAGATTATACAGTTAAACTGAGCTCTGTAGCGATAATATAGACTCGGaaacatgattcattttaatctattttgtgtgattttatagCTACCAGAAGATGCtgaattgttattgttgttgtttgtttgttaggttgtttgcttgtattttttttaattgagatAAAGTTAACATTTTAGCAATGAATTCTGAACCAATAATGCTGAAATAAATactctaaataataataataataataataataataataataataataataataataattattattattattattattattattattattattattattattattattattgtaataaacgAATTAATTATCCTGGTAGATATTTGAAGCATCGTTGAGGCACATTCCAATGTaaatttgttttctcttttattattattattattattattattattattattattattattattttatttacatcatttttaacatatatatttttaactcATCCACTTTgccactgacacacagagtCGGACACACAGAGACGGAGCGGTGATGTCGTGAttaaacacacccaattaaacCAGTGAATAATTACATTCCCTAATCACCTGCGCAAGGTTTTAATTGCTTTAACGACACGTTTCATTAAAGGATTGCACTCGACAGTTTTCGTACTTCGTTGTTTTCCAATtaacacatgacacacacacacacacaccgccatGGAAATTGTTTCAATCATTATAATTAGGCTCTTTCTCTTATGATCGAGAAGCAACTGTGTTCATCCGTCATGTCTTCTTTTATACAGATACATGTAAAATTTAGATATTCGATTTTTCGCGACTTGTTTTGCCCAAAAGAAAATGACTATTTTGCTATTTATTCTACACTTAAATCATCCACTAATCAAAACAAATATCTGACCAAACAGCCTTTAATCTCTTTACACTTTTTCAAAACAGACAACCAGGCGAAAAAGTTAAGTttgatgaaaatattttaataaagcttttttcCAGGACGTCAACATATACAAATGGCCCTGTGCAGTCAAAGTGAACCGGATGTATCTGCAGTGCTCATCATGATGACCTGACAACAAGTTCAAGCCGAAATCTCATTCACAGCCTGCTGCatgagagtgtgagaaaagaaaacaacggGGAAAAAGCCAGGTGTACAGCGAACAGACTTAAATCACTCATGCAAACCTGGAAATTTAAACCAAAGTCAACTTCATCGGCTCAAACAAGGCTGCAGTGGGATTGTTAGAAATCAGCTGTGACAAAGAAAAGTCCATTATTTCTGATAATTCCATTCCTTTGCTTTCGAAGTCATagatgctgtttgtttttatcaccAAACGCAAACATGGAAGCGAAATTTCTAAACagcacagattattattattattattattattattattattattattattattattattattattattattgcagggCAGTTATTAAACAAGagatcccaaaaaaaaaacaagtaatgcTCACATGTTGCCAGGTCGGAACAGCTCACTGTGTCCATAATTAGGGTCCAAATTTCCATAAACTGTCCATTCTCAACACTCACACATAGACTTTGCTTTCAGTTCACTCGCACCAGCACttactttatatttacatacgtacatacatacacgcgcGAGCAATCACCAcgcacacactccacacacatagATATCAGAGATATctaaaccaaagaaaaaaaaaacgaacaaacTGCTGGATCTGCGGCACATCTGCTGAAATCCTAGGCGATGTAAGAAAAGTTGACAATTCTTTTCTATCCGTTCTTGGAATATGAAATGCAGCCTACAGGCGTCAgtttcagtctcactgaagtgtgtgtgtgtgcgtgtgtgtgtgtgtgtgtgtgtgtgtgtgtgtgtgtgtgtgtgtgtgtgtgtgtgtgtgtgtgtgtgtgtttaaggcttGTCGGTACACTGTTTACACAGACTAGAGGTGACGCTGTTGAAAAGGGTACATTTGTCGGGGCACGAGGAGGCCGCGGCGGCTCCGGTGGGGAACGCGGGGTACCCGGGCGACTGTTCATACGCGCTCAGGCTCGGTGCAAGCGACACGGGCTGGCCCTGGTTTAGATACGCCACGAGTCGTCTCATCTCCTCGAGCGCCTGCGCCTGCATGAGGATGTAGTTCTTGGCGAGGAGCAGAGTGGCGATCTTGGAGAGCTTGCGCACGGACGGGCTGTGCGCGTAAGGGATGACCGCCCGCAGCTCGTCCAGCGCGTCGTTCAGGTCGTGCATCCGTCTTCGCTCGCGCGCGTTGATGTTTAGCCGCAGCATCTTCTGCTCACGGTTCTTCTTCCCCGTTTCGCACTTTGCGCCCGACGCACCCGCCGCTGCAGAAGTCGTCCTCGGGTCTCGAGCCGTTGCCAAGAGCATCATTTCGCACCGGCCGTCGCTGTCGTCGTCCGGGCTCTGCTCTCCGCCGCTGCTCTGTCCGCTCGTGCCTTCGCCTCCAACGCCGTATGGCACCCGCATGGATCCACCAGCGAGACCGAGAGACCCCACTCCTCCGACAGCCTGAAGCGGATCCGAGTCGGACGGATCGAATGATCTGAGCGGCGACTGGCGCTCTCTGCACGATGCCTCGGAACCCGGAGCACGCAACGAGTCCATCTTTTTACCCGAGACGTTCAGAGTTTTGTGTAAAACGTCCCCAAAGTTCGTCCTCCTGTCCAtagtttattgctttttttatcCCCGCAGACTGAACCCAGACGCGCAATCTCTCTCTTACGTGTGTGTCATGTGGAGCGCGAATCTTCACTTGTCAAATCAAAAGTGAGAAGAGAGGAAGCGGCGACTCCTCCTAAATGCGCTCCTGTGTGTCCACATCCACTttacccccaccaccacccacccacccacctcAGATCTCCACCGAtcttcatcagcatcatcagcaTCACAAGGGGGCGTGAGTCTTTACATCATTATCCATGCGAGTTCCTGGTTGCCAGATTCTGATCTGAGATATCTAATCCAACGTTGATTTAAAACGCTCCAGATTCAATTTCAGTTTCAATTATCAGTCATTAAAAGTAAACACATGACGCGTATAATAACTCAGATTAAACGTGAACGCAAATCCAGTTCTAGTTTACTGTTCatgtcaaaaataaaacagctaaaATGCGAAAATGCCATAGCGAAATCCTCACCTGGCAACACGTGGCTACTTATTAATATAACGATGATTGGCCTGGAGAACAAGCACCCAGTCAGGTTAATGTTTTAAGTAATGGAATTAAACGCTATTGAACAGGGGctgtgctctctgtctctcattacACAAGTTTAGACAGATTTTAAAGGGGTCCTGAGGCTCTGTAGCCTTCATTTGCGTTATTTCAGTAtcagtacattttatttgactacatctatttatttaactgtGTATTAAATGTTCTTTCCAAACAGTTCACCATAAAGGATTAGATCAAACTGATGAGGGTCTGATGTTATTTCATCCAAATATTCACCAGCCATCTTCGTGACCTAAACTTTATAAAGCCACATGCTGCAAAAATAAATCGtttaaaataacagtaaaaaaaatatttccatttcGTCTAAAGCTAAAGTCAAACTGTTGGAAGgtgagatcatttaaaaaaaatgtaagtgtgtCTTTTTGTCCAAGATGTCCTTTTGTCCACCTACATCACGTAcaaaacgtgtttttttttacacgtttaAAGGTCAtctgattaattctctataacagcagctcagtagtgctgtaggtcagaatcaaaggtttattattattaagatgccatattatcgtttctatagcaacagctcacacTTAATCACTGATATGATGAAGTTTTCCTAAAGTAGGGAACGACTACTGCTGTTATAACGTATGTGAGAACAGGAGCTGACTTGCTTTCCAGACATTACACAACATTAAACGTAACTATAAGTGGATTTAAGTTGTTGTTTAGTAAAACGTTGGAAAACTGATgctgagcaaaaaataaaaataaaaacttctttAGGATGTGCTGTATATATGAAATAATCTACCCTGGGATGATAGCAGTAGCTCTGCTTCATGACACCACGGTGTTGTTGATGATTTTCCCACAAAGACgcgtcatgttttattcctccttGGATCTGTTTTGAAGCAGATTTTTAGCTGAAATAAACTTTCATTACTTGTTAGTTTCCTTCCCTCATATCTTATAGTAAAATCAACACCTGACACCAAACTTTGATGAACTAAAGGATTAATTtgcataaatataatttattcctTTAACTCTCAAGGTTTCTGTTTGGTGGAGCAAAAAACTGGTTTATTTTGAGGGAGATGTGTCACAGCTGACAGATGACTTGGAtcttctctgtttgtttgcttactCATACTGACATTTGGAGCGTCGCTTTACAGAgaatttttatttctcacacttggtcatgtgtttctttctttattaaaagtaaaaaaaaaagtgtgaactTTGACTCTGAAAATTAGAGCTACATTTGAATCACAACGTTTTTAATATTATCCTTCttttgattaatattttatttaaaaaatctatttaaaatcaCTGGACATTGCTTTGAATTTCTTCACAAACTGAATACTTTTGAAGAGTCTGAGCTTCAGGGTTGGATGGATGGTTAGAGATGAGTGGTGGTGATAAATCTATGTGGTTGGatcgccaccaagtggccacaAGTACCACAAGTCCCTTAAGGAACACTTGATCAGTGTTGACAAATAATCTTTAAGTGTCTTGTGCTTGAGCTTGATTCAATAGACTAGAATggtctgtctatatatctaaTCGTTTAGCCTGtgcttttattaaacacaagTGTAGAAGAGCTGAGACTTTTCAGACTTTTAAGGCTGAAAGACCTCGTTTTCGCTAAATTGGGAaagataaaatgataaaaaagagCAGAAAGCTTTCTGGTGTTTTAAACTGCACTTACAACCATGAACATGATGTTCTggcttgttttatttctcttaaacaATAATGATTTGCTATcaattatgttttttgttttttatttattaaagaataacgtattgtattttttattcatttatagttacatttgaTGTTATGGAACGTCCAAGAAATGAGCaaattcctgttctcacttatgctatagctataaacagttgttccatCAACAGTCTCTCTATTTctcgtgcttttttttttattaaaaagacaaaaaaaaagcagcttgtcaTGTAACTGAGAAACACAAGGAAAATCCTAAAGACTTGCTGACTTGCTGAGAACCTTTACATACATCACCACACAAAAACGTTCTCATATCGAGTTACACacggttgtttgtttgtttgtttgtaatctGTTTATCCCTTTTGAGGAGCCCTTAAAGGTCCTATCTAGAACCATATAACTGTTTATTAAGAACAGTGAGAACATGTAAACTatctaacaacaacaacagttaaGAATTAAACACCAGAAGGTTCtttaaggaagaaaaaagtgGTTTTTTTGTGGTATCACTGTAAAGAAACTTGTACGAAAGGTTCTAAGTGACCAGATACCAGTGAAGAACCCTGAACTATCCAAATAAAGGTTTTGTTTTAGTGTGAATCACAGGCAAGACACAGAACACCCACACGGTCTATCAGAAGGAGAGTTCTATGTATGTTCTAAGAGTTCtccactatattatattatctgctttcctttttttttagcatgttaGCAGTCATTGAAGGGATTAATGCATCAGTGTGATCGTTCCTGTCTCTGCAGCTTGGGGTGTAAAGGAAGGTTCTTTTGGCCAGGCAGCAGAGCAGAAAATCCTCACAGGCAGCTGAGGGCCCGAGGCTCGCTCTTCATCTTGCGATGGCAGAACGGAGGAACACCTTCATGCCCAATCAAACAGCGctaatgagatgagatgagccAGGACGGTCAAACAGCAGCCACCGGCTCCTCAGAGCTTCTCCTCCTGCAGCTCGGGTGCCATTATATACTGACTTACAGAGCTGTTACTGaggttaaagagagagagagagagagagagagagagagagagagagagagagagagagacagacagatagacagacagacagtatagtaatgtctctatctgtctgtactgtaatgtctctatctgtctgtactgtaatgtctgtatctgtctgtactGTAATGTCTCTATCTGATTGTACTGTAATGTCTCTATCTGATTGTACTGTaatgtctctatctgtctgtaatGTAATGTCTCTATCTGACTGTCCTGTaatgtctctatctgtctgtactgtAATGTCTCTATCTGATTGTACTGTAATGTCTCTATCTGATTGTACTGTaatgtctctatctgtctgtactgtaatgtctctatctgtctgtactgtAATGTCTCTATCTGATTGTACTGTaatgtctctatctgtctgtactgtaatgtctctatctgtctgtactgtAATGTCTCTATCTGATTGTACTGTaatgtctctatctgtctgtactgtaatgtctctatctgtctgtactgtaatgtctctatctgtctgtactgtAATGTCTCTATCTGATTGTACTGTAATGTCTCTATCTGACTGCACctgtctatctgactgtctcTGTAGTTTGTGTGCAATTAATCTGGATGAATTTGGAGTCTGTCCCGAGATGAGTCagaaatacaccctggatgggacacATTTCGTGTTTAGGAGATAGGAAGCAAgtgagaacctggaggaaacccacatagACCTTCCATGAGAGCATCATGTAAAGAAACTCAACACAGACAGAAACTGGAGCTCAGGATCCAACTTGGGAAAGTCACTGGAGCAGTAAGGAGGTCAGATGTTTTGATATTTATGTGTGTAGTCTGATGCAAAATCTGCtccaaaatacacacagactcttAACCGCTTAGCTTCCTCTACACACGACATAaagtttattatgattatgattattattattagcagtagtatTTTAATTGGCCACTATTTGAATACGAGCACCTAAATAAATGAGTAGAACATTGTAGAAACACCTGCTTCAGTGCAGGACAT encodes the following:
- the bhlhe22 gene encoding class E basic helix-loop-helix protein 22 — encoded protein: MDRRTNFGDVLHKTLNVSGKKMDSLRAPGSEASCRERQSPLRSFDPSDSDPLQAVGGVGSLGLAGGSMRVPYGVGGEGTSGQSSGGEQSPDDDSDGRCEMMLLATARDPRTTSAAAGASGAKCETGKKNREQKMLRLNINARERRRMHDLNDALDELRAVIPYAHSPSVRKLSKIATLLLAKNYILMQAQALEEMRRLVAYLNQGQPVSLAPSLSAYEQSPGYPAFPTGAAAASSCPDKCTLFNSVTSSLCKQCTDKP